gaaaaaaaatcgaaaaacaatttttttttgttgaaaattttaaatttttcgtaaCATTTTATGTTTGCAAGTTTATctataaaaactttatttttatcatAATTAACACAATTTAAAAGTGATCTTCTCGTCATGCCACGTGGATTCTTCCACGCTCTCCGCAGGCTCCATGCGTCTATCCAGTACAGTAACCTGGCCGTTTTGGTCCACCACTATTAGGGTATGGGAGCGGGTACcgtatctgcaaaaaaatgatattaaaaatgcaataattagaagattgaaaaaattttttttttttaattttgaaattttttttcctcggaaaaaaaattacctccGAATTTCGGGAAATCGCACAAAAATCGACGTTAACGGCTTGTAAATGTGCTCCGGGAAGCCTGTTTGAGCACGAATTTGGTCATCCGGGAAGCAGCTGAagtgaaaaagttagtttttgaggaaaattaggcgggaatttgagtttttcgaaaaaaacatttttttgattttttttcaaattttttacaattttaaatttaaaaatttaaaaattagaaaaaaaacaaattaaaaaacaacaaaaaaatgctaaatttaaggtttttttttaaatttcttccacaaatgggcggagcttagtattttgtgggcggggcttgttggaaagtgggcggagcttgatAACCTATTTTTAACGAATTCGAATGTTACTatgaaataaacttttttcgatttttttttggaaaattttttttttcgaaaagtgggCAGAACCTAAAATCTGTGTGGGCGTGGcttagactttttttttcaaaattcaaattaaaagtgaaatatcaaaattcattgttatttttttcaaagtgttcacaaaagtgggcggagcctccAATGTGTGGGCGGAACCAAAAATATGTGTGGGCGTGGCTTaaattattccatttttcaaatttaaacatAATTCACACTTATTTAGAATAgaataatatatattttcctgaaaaaaatttgaaaggaaaatttattttcggaaaaaaaaaaaatttcggaaaaaaaaattgtgggcGGAGCCCGAACTTAGcttatttttcggaaaattatttattttttattttttagtaaatttttactaaaactagataatcaacaatttttatgaaagtttaaaatattatgaaattccaaaaaaaaaattttaaggccACGCCCACACATTGGTCAGTTGttttgtgggcgtggcctaatgttttggtttttttgctgaaatttttttttttttttgatttttaataactctttttccggaatttttcaaaaaatcgtccattttgtgggcgtggtGGTCTTTTTTTCTACCTTGTCCGACACGTTgcaatttcgaaaagtttttcgaaaatctgcTCCACAGACATCTCATCAgtgtttttcagcttttcctcgaacattttcagtccgaattcggtttttttgaaCGGAACGTGCGGCGGGCTGTTGGAGAACACGtggaattctggaaaaatggggGGAGTCATAAGTGGGCGGGGcttttattattgatttttttgaaaaattttttgaggtaCTAGAGTACCAgttatgcaaaaaattaaaatgtcaaaaaatttgaagaaaatttttttttttttgaaatttgaaaaaaaattctgaaaattttgaaaaaaaattttttttcaaaatttttaattttttacatatttttctcaaatttttgaatattcctcACTATCATtccatttcgaaatttcaatttgatctACCAGCTGATTGGTCAGTGATTGAACGTGGAAGAGTCCAGTTGTGGGATTTCTGCaagaaaaaactagattttccaaattttcctatgaaaatttcagattttcagtgtgaaatttgaattctccgtCGAATTTCACGTcgtgacaactttttttagagATTGTGTGCAAAATTGCGTAAAATCcggtgttttgggttactgtagtcggttTGCGTGTTTTTgagactacagtaaccctggaattctcaaatttattACTAGAAGCCCGGGCAAAAACGATTTctacttaaaatttgacgctgaattcgaatttcgaattaaaatattcaaattcccaACGTTCACTGCGGAAAATGCCCTTTAATTCTAAAAGTTTGcgatttcagcatttttcgaaactttttttgaactttcagtgtaaaatttgaattctcccTTGAATTTCACCTTGGgacaacattttttcgagattGTGTGCAAAATTCCGTCAGATCCGgtgttttggggtactgtaggcggtgtttgcgtacttccgaagctacagtacccaaaaattttcagtttctgtgCTATAAGCCCgggaaaaaacgattttcacttaaaatttgacggCAAATTCGAATTCTGCATTTATACATAggaattctcaattttaactgtcgaaaattggtaaaaattcaaaaagtctgaaattttagcaattttctgaattttaatcaatttttcagtttcgaaTTTGAATTCTCCGTTGAATTTTACCTCGGGGCAACACTTTTTAGAGATTGTGTGCAACATTCCGTAAAAACCGATGttttggagtactgtagtcggtgtttgcgtacttccgaggctacagtaccccaaaaatttcaaatttaacgcTAGAAACCcacaaaaaaagatttctatCCAGAATTTGatgggaaattcgaattttgcattaaaacaTGGGAACTCTCAATTTTAACTGTCGAAAATCGATATAAATTcaaacaaatctgaaatttgggcattttttgagattttaatcaacttttcagcttgaaaaattcgaattctccgtcGAATTTCACCTTGGGGGAACGTTTTTCAGAGATTATGTGCAAAATCCCGTAAGATCCGGTGTTTTGGGGTACTGCagccggtgtttgcgtacttccgaggctacagtacccaaaaattttcaaaatgactgCTAGAAGTTCGGGAAAAAACGTATTATACTCAAAATTCGagaagaaattcgaattttgcattgaaaatttgatactaTTACTGGAAATCTagttttctctcaaaaactaacttttcaaCTCCAACAAACTGAAAaccattgaatttttccgcattttctcgcaaattttcgtaaaatttagTTGTATCCGTGCCACTTTTCAAGTATTCATTGACAATTCCacctgaaaatcggaaatttgcgCGTTATCGAGAGATGCGCCAACTAGCCTCTGCTAGGcgcatttttgtgttttgagtCGACAGGTTGGGTGATTGAAAGCAACATTCCGACTTTTCCATGTGCATCCATTCCTAGCCAAGTACCACGGGCCACATCTTTTTCGTCAACTCctggaatttccaattttctagacatttttgggaaaaatttgaatttccgctgaaaattttgaatttttattgttaaattcgaattttccattaaattcTGCTTTTAGTGGTTTTTCGTTTGACTTTCtagctcaaattttgagttttctggggtactgtagctccggaagtccgcaaacaccgactaccgtgCCCCAAAACACCGAATCTTACggaattttgagctagaactCTGAAAACTGGGGCTTAGGGGTAAAATGTGAcgaagaattcaaatttcttaatgaacagtgtctgaaattttcggaaaaggttcaaatttctgattttcctatttttttgaaaaaataaaataaaaaaattcgattttcgttACGAAATTTGAGTTCTCCATTAAATTCTAATATAAGAGGTATTTTTCTGGGtgttctagctcaattttgaattttctggggTATTGTAGCTCcggaagtacgcaaacaccaactACCGTACCCCAAAACACCGGATCTTACGGAATTTTACACGGAAACCCTAAAAACTGAGGGGTAGGGGTAAAAATgacggggaattcgaattttccagtgcaaaattgcaaaaaaaatacatttttctcaattttctgaaaaaaaaatttttttttctaaattttaaaattttctaatttttttaaaaccttcaCATAGGTTTTCAAATATGCGGAATTCGAtttctttatttcaatttttccaatttttccctgTAAAGTGATAATTTCCAGCCTTACCACTCAGCATCCCATCGTGCCAGTGAATGGGAGTAGTCGGCCGGTCCAAATCCTCATCTCTATTGTTCAGAATaattaatttgtatttttcactGGGTGAAGTAGCAATTTTAATAAATCCAATgcacattttggaaaactctggaaaaaatccgaaaatgaatttttaattgaattttttgaattttttgaatttttgggtgaaaagtgttggaaatttgcaaattttgaacaaaaatgagaagtagtttgaagaaatgaaaaattccaaaagaaaatttccaaaaaaaaaaatttcaaaaaaaattttttttcaaattttttcaacattgaaTATTATCAGTGCTACAATACACATATGACCACAATATAGGCTTCAGTGCAAaagtttttgcagaaaaaaagtttattcccGGGGAAAATAACATACAAAGTACACACAGAAACGCGGGAAAAAATGATGACATTTTctttatcacaaaaaaatatcagatAAGAGAACAATAATCAGAGATCATAAAACAATATATACACTGGaacaatacaaaaaagaaaagataaataatttttttccaaatttttttatttttgaaaattccataaatttcatattaaattcaatttttcctttaaattCTGAgccttttacattttttctggaGCTTCTAGCccaaaatctagaaatttgggttactgtagttttggaagtacgcaaacaccggatTCTAcggaattttgca
This is a stretch of genomic DNA from Caenorhabditis elegans chromosome V. It encodes these proteins:
- the hrg-10 gene encoding DUF833-domain-containing protein (Confirmed by transcript evidence) is translated as MCIGFIKIATSPSEKYKLIILNNRDEDLDRPTTPIHWHDGMLSGVDEKDVARGTWLGMDAHGKVGMLLSITQPVDSKHKNAPSRGGIVNEYLKSGTDTTKFYENLRENAEKFNGFQFVGVEKNPTTGLFHVQSLTNQLVDQIEISKWNDKFHVFSNSPPHVPFKKTEFGLKMFEEKLKNTDEMSVEQIFEKLFEIATCRTSCFPDDQIRAQTGFPEHIYKPLTSIFVRFPEIRRYGTRSHTLIVVDQNGQVTVLDRRMEPAESVEESTWHDEKITFKLC